One genomic window of Mycteria americana isolate JAX WOST 10 ecotype Jacksonville Zoo and Gardens chromosome Z, USCA_MyAme_1.0, whole genome shotgun sequence includes the following:
- the ATOSB gene encoding atos homolog protein B isoform X2, protein MRHIHTETSLPPERGTDPSLSRPSGEAPLEPSSQRCTHRGILMGYNETEIKRQKVYQVSIFSHLSSSSESTEQRAGSRPSVKRGYPEQRTPEGGRDPKRTHWGGGGVDGKRDGGPGQASLDDDDTFEDGLLVEELSLCGSAQHFSHSGLRVVEHRCEGSPSHSPKASREDKSQDVSSSWPQHIACSTLHTRDGCSVSSGDQPTDHGDNGERASGHNLLHLDLHNIAQTDRLDSGGKREKPGSNPAHRSRASREEEWPVVANGCKEPPAPQTVLSPEPSNLSSLEKTPCGSSQLSSSSCPAKRKLLPAGEVVADSCSEDESLSPPARKRVLPCHLVPTACRSTDAKGAPFWNHLLPTAKSSADCTAVGRRLKTGLRLKSRHLRSSLRRGTRSSAAPWATTTVSHALLGNFEESILKGRFAPSGRIEGFTAEIGASGSYCPQHATLPVDVTYFDISEHSAPSPFLGVIDLEALGKKGYSVPKAGTIQVTLFNPNKTVVKMFLVTYDFQDMPANHMTFLRHRIFLVPVGEEEGATVAPRDPPGSGPPRRVLCYLMHLRFHSSKSGKIYLHDDIRLLFSRKSIEVDSGIPYELKSFTEMPRNPCYSPRA, encoded by the exons ATGCGGCACATCCACACGGAGACGTCCCTGCCCCCGGAGCGCGGCACAGACCCCAGCCTGTCCCGGCCCAGCGGAGAGGCACCCTTGGAGCCTTCCTCACAGCGCTGCACCCACCGTGGCATCCTCATGGGCTACAATGAGACAGAGATCAAGCGCCAGAAGGTTTACCAGGTCTCCATCTTCTCCCATCTCTCCAGCTCCTCTGAGAGCAcggagcagcgggcaggcagcCGGCCGTCTGTCAAGAGGGGTTACCCTGAGCAGCGAACTCCGGAGGGGGGCCGAGATCCCAAACGAACTCACTGGGGTGGCGGGGGGGTGGACGGCAAGCGCGACGGGGGCCCTGGGCAGGCTTCCCTGGACGATGACGATACCTTTGAGGACGGCCTGCTGGTGGAGGAGCTATCCCTGTGCGGCTCTGCCCAGCACTTCTCCCACAGCGGGCTGCGGGTGGTGGAGCACCGGTGTGAGGGCAGCCCTAGCCACAGCCCCAAGGCCAGCAGAGAGGACAAGTCGCAGGATgtctcctcctcctggccccagcACATTGCTTGCAGTACTTTGCACACAAGAGACGGTTGCTCTGTCTCATCGGGGGATCAGCCCACAGACCATGGGGATAATGGGGAGCGGGCAAGTGGCCACAACTTACTTCACCTTGATTTGCACAATATTGCACAAACAGACCGGTTGGACTCtggtgggaagagagagaagccaGGGAGCAACCCAGCTCACAGAAGCAGGGCTAGCAGAGAAGAGGAATGGCCAGTGGTGGCCAACGGGTGCAAGGAGCCCCCAGCTCCACAGACAGTGCTCAGCCCCGAGCCCAGCAACCTGAGCTCCCTGGAGAAGACGCCCTGCGGAAGcagccagctcagcagcagcagctgcccagccaaAAGGAAGCTGTTGCCCGCTGGTGAGGTTGTGGCCGACTCCTGCTCTGAGGATGAGAGCCTGTCCCCGCCGGCAAGGAAGAGGGTCCTGCCGTGCCATCTGGTGCCCACGGCCTGTCGCAGCACCGATGCCAAGGGGGCCCCGTTCTGGAATCACCTGCTTCCCACGGCCAAG AGCTCTGCGGATTGCACTGCTGTCGGGAGGAGGCTGAAGACTGGGCTGCGCCTCAAATC GCGACATCTCCGGAGCAGCCTCCGGAGAGGTACCAGGTCCTCCGCAGCACCCTGGGCCACCACCACCGTCAGCCATGCTCTGCTGGGCAACTTTGAG GAGTCCATCCTGAAAGGGCGCTTTGCACCGTCAGGGAGGATCGAGGGGTTCACGGCAGAGATCGGTGCCAGCGGCTCCTACTGCCCCCAGCACGCCACCCTGCCCGTTGACGTCACCTACTTCGACATCTCCGAACACAGCGCGCCCTCGCCTTTCCTG GGAGTGATTGACTTGGAGGCCTTGGGAAAGAAGGGTTACAGTGTCCCCAAAGCTGGAACAATCCAAGTG acCTTATTTAACCCCAACAAGACTGTGGTGAAGATGTTCTTGGTGACGTACGACTTCCAGGACATGCCGGCCAACCACATGACCTTCCTACGCCATCGCATCTTCCTGGTGCCcgtgggggaggaggaaggggccaCTGTGGCGCCCAGAGACCCACCAGGCTCCGGCCCACCTCGCAGGGTCCTCTGCTACCTGATGCACCTAAG GTTTCACAGCTCCAAGTCGGGGAAGATCTACCTTCACGATGACATCCGGCTGCTTTTCTCCCGCAAGTCGATCGAGGTTGATTCGGGGATCCCCTACGAACTGAAATCCTTCACAGAGATGCCGAGGAATCCCTGCTACTCACCCCGGGCCTGA
- the STOML2 gene encoding stomatin-like protein 2, mitochondrial — protein sequence MLARAGRRAGPGLGLLQRSQQLKRSPWLAPAPCRLNSGLPVNIGVLFVPQQEAWVVERMGKFHRILEPGLNFLIPLLDRIRYVQSLKEIVINVPEQSAVTLDNVTLQIDGVLYLRVMDPYKASYGVEDPEYAVTQLAQTTMRSELGKLSLDRVFRERESLNANIVDAINQASDCWGIRCLRYEIKDIHVPPRVKESMQMQVEAERRKRATVLESEGTRESAINVAEGRKQAQILASEAEKAEQINKAAGEANAMLVKARAKAEAIQLLAAALAQQHGSAAASLSVAEQYVSAFSKLAKDSNTLLLPANTGDVTNMVAQALGIYTTLTKPQAVKPQDDMPPACEDPQPPPAEVLKAGEASSS from the exons atGCTGGCGCGGGCGGGGCGTcgggccgggcccggcctcgGCCTGCTGCAG cgCTCCCAGCAGCTGAAGCGTTCACCGTGGCTGGCCCCAGCACCGTGCCGCTTGAACTCTGGCCTGCCTGTGAATATTGGGGTGCTCTTTGTGCCGCAGCAGGAGGCATGGGTGGTGGAGAGGATGGGCAAGTTCCACCGAATCCTCGAGCCT GGTTTGAACTTCCTCATCCCTCTCCTGGATCGGATTCGTTATGTGCAGAGTCTGAAAGAAATTGTCATTAATGTCCCAGAGCAGTCAGCTGTCACCCTAG ATAATGTCACCCTGCAGATTGATGGTGTGCTCTATCTGCGGGTTATGGATCCCTACAAG GCCAGCTATGGGGTGGAAGATCCTGAGTATGCAGTGACCCAGCTGGCCCAGACCACCATGAGATCTGAACTTGGCAAACTCTCCCTGGACAGAGTCTTCCGG GAGCGGGAATCCCTCAACGCCAACATCGTGGATGCCATCAACCAGGCTTCAGACTGCTGGGGCATCCGGTGCCTGCGCTACGAGATCAAGGACATCCACGTGCCCCCGCGCGTGAAGGAATCCATGCAGATGCAG GTGGAGGCAGAGCGACGGAAGCGGGCCACGGTGCTGGAGTCAGAGGGGACTCGGGAATCAGCTATCAACGTGGCTGAGGGGCGGAAGCAGGCCCAGATCCTGGCGTCAGAAGCTGAGAAGGCCGAACAAATCAACAAAGCTGCTG GAGAAGCCAACGCCATGCTGGTCAAGGCCAGGGCCAAGGCGGAGGCAattcagctgctggcagctgctctgGCGCAGCAG CACGGCAGCGCTGCCGCCTccctctctgtggcagagcagtACGTGAGCGCCTTCTCCAAGCTTGCCAAAGACTCCAACACCCTCCTGTTGCCCGCCAACACCGGCGATGTCACCAACATGGTCGCACAG GCCCTGGGCATCTACACCACGCTGACCAAGCCGCAAGCTGTGAAGCCCCAGGACGACATGCCCCCAGCCTGCGAggacccccagcctccccccgcgGAGGTGCTGAAGGCAGGAGAGGCCAGCTCCAGCTAG
- the ATOSB gene encoding atos homolog protein B isoform X1, whose amino-acid sequence MRHIHTETSLPPERGTDPSLSRPSGEAPLEPSSQRCTHRGILMGYNETEIKRQKVYQVSIFSHLSSSSESTEQRAGSRPSVKRGYPEQRTPEGGRDPKRTHWGGGGVDGKRDGGPGQASLDDDDTFEDGLLVEELSLCGSAQHFSHSGLRVVEHRCEGSPSHSPKASREDKSQDVSSSWPQHIACSTLHTRDGCSVSSGDQPTDHGDNGERASGHNLLHLDLHNIAQTDRLDSGGKREKPGSNPAHRSRASREEEWPVVANGCKEPPAPQTVLSPEPSNLSSLEKTPCGSSQLSSSSCPAKRKLLPAGEVVADSCSEDESLSPPARKRVLPCHLVPTACRSTDAKGAPFWNHLLPTAKSSADCTAVGRRLKTGLRLKSRHLRSSLRRGTRSSAAPWATTTVSHALLGNFEESILKGRFAPSGRIEGFTAEIGASGSYCPQHATLPVDVTYFDISEHSAPSPFLVRGRGRAGTMGEGVIDLEALGKKGYSVPKAGTIQVTLFNPNKTVVKMFLVTYDFQDMPANHMTFLRHRIFLVPVGEEEGATVAPRDPPGSGPPRRVLCYLMHLRFHSSKSGKIYLHDDIRLLFSRKSIEVDSGIPYELKSFTEMPRNPCYSPRA is encoded by the exons ATGCGGCACATCCACACGGAGACGTCCCTGCCCCCGGAGCGCGGCACAGACCCCAGCCTGTCCCGGCCCAGCGGAGAGGCACCCTTGGAGCCTTCCTCACAGCGCTGCACCCACCGTGGCATCCTCATGGGCTACAATGAGACAGAGATCAAGCGCCAGAAGGTTTACCAGGTCTCCATCTTCTCCCATCTCTCCAGCTCCTCTGAGAGCAcggagcagcgggcaggcagcCGGCCGTCTGTCAAGAGGGGTTACCCTGAGCAGCGAACTCCGGAGGGGGGCCGAGATCCCAAACGAACTCACTGGGGTGGCGGGGGGGTGGACGGCAAGCGCGACGGGGGCCCTGGGCAGGCTTCCCTGGACGATGACGATACCTTTGAGGACGGCCTGCTGGTGGAGGAGCTATCCCTGTGCGGCTCTGCCCAGCACTTCTCCCACAGCGGGCTGCGGGTGGTGGAGCACCGGTGTGAGGGCAGCCCTAGCCACAGCCCCAAGGCCAGCAGAGAGGACAAGTCGCAGGATgtctcctcctcctggccccagcACATTGCTTGCAGTACTTTGCACACAAGAGACGGTTGCTCTGTCTCATCGGGGGATCAGCCCACAGACCATGGGGATAATGGGGAGCGGGCAAGTGGCCACAACTTACTTCACCTTGATTTGCACAATATTGCACAAACAGACCGGTTGGACTCtggtgggaagagagagaagccaGGGAGCAACCCAGCTCACAGAAGCAGGGCTAGCAGAGAAGAGGAATGGCCAGTGGTGGCCAACGGGTGCAAGGAGCCCCCAGCTCCACAGACAGTGCTCAGCCCCGAGCCCAGCAACCTGAGCTCCCTGGAGAAGACGCCCTGCGGAAGcagccagctcagcagcagcagctgcccagccaaAAGGAAGCTGTTGCCCGCTGGTGAGGTTGTGGCCGACTCCTGCTCTGAGGATGAGAGCCTGTCCCCGCCGGCAAGGAAGAGGGTCCTGCCGTGCCATCTGGTGCCCACGGCCTGTCGCAGCACCGATGCCAAGGGGGCCCCGTTCTGGAATCACCTGCTTCCCACGGCCAAG AGCTCTGCGGATTGCACTGCTGTCGGGAGGAGGCTGAAGACTGGGCTGCGCCTCAAATC GCGACATCTCCGGAGCAGCCTCCGGAGAGGTACCAGGTCCTCCGCAGCACCCTGGGCCACCACCACCGTCAGCCATGCTCTGCTGGGCAACTTTGAG GAGTCCATCCTGAAAGGGCGCTTTGCACCGTCAGGGAGGATCGAGGGGTTCACGGCAGAGATCGGTGCCAGCGGCTCCTACTGCCCCCAGCACGCCACCCTGCCCGTTGACGTCACCTACTTCGACATCTCCGAACACAGCGCGCCCTCGCCTTTCCTGGTACGCGGACGAGGGAGGGCTGGGACCATGGGGGAG GGAGTGATTGACTTGGAGGCCTTGGGAAAGAAGGGTTACAGTGTCCCCAAAGCTGGAACAATCCAAGTG acCTTATTTAACCCCAACAAGACTGTGGTGAAGATGTTCTTGGTGACGTACGACTTCCAGGACATGCCGGCCAACCACATGACCTTCCTACGCCATCGCATCTTCCTGGTGCCcgtgggggaggaggaaggggccaCTGTGGCGCCCAGAGACCCACCAGGCTCCGGCCCACCTCGCAGGGTCCTCTGCTACCTGATGCACCTAAG GTTTCACAGCTCCAAGTCGGGGAAGATCTACCTTCACGATGACATCCGGCTGCTTTTCTCCCGCAAGTCGATCGAGGTTGATTCGGGGATCCCCTACGAACTGAAATCCTTCACAGAGATGCCGAGGAATCCCTGCTACTCACCCCGGGCCTGA